Genomic DNA from Dehalococcoidales bacterium:
CAACAGCCTTCTTTACTATGTTGGCACCGGTAGCTTCATCGCCGGTTAGGGATAAACTATCAATTACTTTGAGAGAATTTAGCAGGCTGATGCCGCCACCGGGGAGAATGCCTTCTTCGATTGCTGCACGGGTTGCGGCAAGCGCATCTTCCACCCTATGCTTTTTCTCTTTCATTTCGGTTTCGGTGGCAGCTCCGACTTTGATTACGGCTACACCACCGGCCAGGCGAGCCATGCGTTCCTGTAGTTTTTCACGATCGAAGTCGGACTTGGTCTCTTCGATTTGGGCTTTGAGCTGCTTGATTCTATCTGCAATAGCCTGGGGATCACCCTTGCCCTCAACAATGGTGGTGTTATCTTTATCTGAAACTACCTTGCGAGCTTGACCGAGGTCTTCAATTTCTACAGCATCAAGTTTACGGCCGATCTCTTCTGAAATTACCTGGCCACCGGTAAGAATGGCGATATCCTGAAGCATTGCCTTGCGGCGATCACCGAAGCCGGGAGCTTTAACTGCCAGTACGTTCATAGTGCCGCGCAGTTTGTTAACAACCAGGGTTGCCAGCGCTTCTCCCTCTACATCCTCGGCGATGATAAGCAGATTCTTGGTAACCTGCAGTATTTTTTCAAGAGTGGGGAGAATATCAGCTATAGCGGTGATTTTTTTATCTGTAATAAGGATATAGGGATCGTCAATCACAGTTTCCATTCTGGCTGTATCAGTGACAAAATAAGCACTGGAATAACCGCGGTCAAACTGCATACCTTTTACAAATTCAGTTTCATACTCTGTGCCCTTGGATTCCTCGACAGTGATTACGCCATCATTGCCAACTTCCTGCATGGCATCTGCGATAAGGTTACCAATTTGAGAATCCTTGGCAGTAATGGTGGCTACCTGGACGATTTGGTCCCTGCCTTTAACCGGAGTGGAAACCGTTTTAAGCTCTTGCATAATAGCGGATGTAGCCTTTTCGATTCCTCTCTTAAGACCGAGTGCATCAGCGCCAGCAGCAATGTTCTTGAAGCCTTCGCTAATCATAGCTGCGGCTAGTACAGTGGAAGTGGTTGTTCCGTCTCCGCAGGCGTCGTTGGTTTTGGAAGCAGCTTCTTTAACTAATTGGGCACCCATGTTCTCAAAGGGATCTGGAAGCTCAATTTCCTTGGCGATAGTGACGCCATCATCAACTACGGTGGGGGCTCCCCATTTCTTGTCCAAAGCTACCGGACGGCCTTTAGGGCCAAGGGTTACCCTGACAGAGTCTGCCAGTATATCAACGCCTTTTTTCAAAGCGCGACGGGCTTCCTCTCCAAATATTACCTGTTTCGCCATATTTACCTCCTGTTATTTCCTTTATTATAAATTAGACTCTTTTTGCTAAAATGTTAGATTCGGTAAGGATGATGAGTTCCTCACCATCAATTTTAATTTCAGTACCGCCGTATTTGGAATATAGAATCACATCTCCTGTCTTTACGTCCATTGCCACTGGTTCGCCTTTATCGTTGCGTTTACCAGGACCCGTGGCAAGAACCTTACCCTCCAGCGGTTTTTCCTGGGCAGATGCCGGTAACACAATCCCTCCTTTGGTAACCTCCTCAGCCTCAATTGGTTTGACCAGAACTCGGTCTCCCAGGGGTTGGATTTTAACTGCCATTCTTAATCCTCCTTTTCCTTGTATTTTTATGAAAGGCAATTATTTAGCAGTCTCAGTCGGAGACTGCTAAATAATATAATAAACTAATTTTTCAAGTCTTGCAACAACAGATGAGGCTGATTGGTATATTAACAAAGAATCTGGTAAAAAATTGTGTTGGCGAGCAACAATAAAAGAAATTTTGTAGGTTAGAACCAATATCATTCCGAGCCAGAATAAAAAAAACTGGTTACAGTAGTGCCATTGAAGGTATGACATCCAATTCAATACCGCTGATACACCCTCTTTGTAGGCGGTAGTAGCCACAGGCAGCTACCATGGCCGCGTTGTCGGTGCATAATGAAGGCGATGGAATTAACACTGGTATCGGTGAAGCGAGAGTCATTTGTTCCCTCAGAAGGCTGTTGGCTGCAACTCCACCTGAAAGAAGAATTTGCATTACTCGATGCCTTACGGCCGCATTAATTGTCTTTTTGACCAGTACGTCCACGACCGCTTCCTGGAAACTGGCTGCTGCGTTTTCGATGCTGGTGATTGTACCAGCTTCAACAAGCCGCAAGAGGGCTGTTTTTAGACCGCTGAAACTGAAATCATCTGTTCCTCTGAGCCAGGCTCGAGGCAGCTTTATATCAGCTATTGCGTTTCTTGCTGCGTTATCGATCGCTGGTCCGCCCGGGTAACTCAGCCCCAAAATGCGGGCGGCTTTGTCAAATGCTTCCCCGGCAGCGTCATCCCTGGTTTTTCCCAGCAGGGTATAGTCTCCGTGGTTTTTCATCAGAATAAGATCGGTATGACCGCCGGATACAATAAGGCATAACAGTGGAAATTCGGGTTCGCAGCCACTCAGCCAATTGGCGTAGATGTGGGCTTCGAGGTGATTGACTCCGACTAGTGGCAACTTCCTTGCGAAACTGATTGCCTTGGCGGTATTTGCTCCTACCAGTAAAGAGCCGGCTAGTCCCGGTCCATGAGTAGTGGCGATAGCATCTAACTCATTCCAATCAGTATGGGCTTGACTTAGGGCTTCATCAATAACTGGGATAATGGCAGAAATGTGTTGCCGGGAAGCTATTTCCGGGACGACTCCGCCAAAGCGGGAGTGGATATCGATTTGAGAACTGACAACACTGGAAAGAATGTGCCGGCCATTCTCCACTACTGCAGCAGCAGTTTCGTCGCATGAAGTTTCTATTCCCAGTAAAATCACCAAAATATTATACCATAAGCTTGGATGGACGCCCTTTTTTGTTAAAAGGTTTTCATAGCAGGCTACGTTGTGTTTAAATTGACTGGGTAAAAAGCCCGTGTTATCATAGCCGGAGGGCAAGTTCTCCGAAACAATTATATGATAGAACTCAATCAACTCAGTCATGAGATAGCTGTCTGCCGGGCATGCAAGCTTGCGGACGGCCGCACTAACACAGTGCCCGGTGAGGGTTGTTCCCAAGCTGAAATTATGTTCATTGGAGAAGCACCAGGGGAAAGAGAAGACCAGCTGGGGCGGCCGTTTGTAGGTGCAGCTGGTAAATTCCTCGATGAGCTTTTATTCTCAATTGGATTAAAGCGGAGCGATGTTTATATTGCTAATATTATCAAATGCCGCCCGCCAGGAAACCGCGACCCGTTACCAGATGAGCTTTTGGCTTGTAAGCCCTGGCTAGATCGCCAGATCAAGTTGATAAATCCTCGCATGATTGTTACCCTTGGACGTTTTTCGATGTCTCTTTTTTTCCCAGGTAAGGCTATTGGTAAAATTCACGGAAATTCAATAATTAACAACGGTGTAATCTATTTTCCAATGTATCATCCTGCCGCCGCTTTGCATCAGGGTGGTCTGAAAGAAGTGATCAAGGCAGATATAAGAAAGATCCCCGATTTGCTTGAAGGGAGCAAATTGACAGAGAAGGCGTCTGTTGAGGAGTCTCCACAACAATTGACATTACTTTAAAATATAAGGAATACAATGCAAAAAAGAAGAACAAGAAATCCTAAACCCAAGCTCAAGCTTATCCCGTTGGGAGGGCTGGGAGAAATTGGTAAAAACATGATGGTTGTCGAGTACGGCAAAGACATCCTTATTGTAGATTGTGGTGTAATGTTCCCGGAAGAAGATATGATGGGTATCGATCTGGTTATCCCGGATATTAGTTATCTGTCGGATAAAAAAGATAAAATCCGGGGAATCGTGATAACCCATGCACATGAAGACCACATCGGAGCTTTACCTTATATATTGCCACAACTAAACGTGCCAATCTACTGCACTCGTCTGGCTAAAGGGCTGATTTCCGTTAAGCTCAAGGAAGGGAAAGCTCTGAGTAATGCCCAGATCAACGTAATTGAGCCCGGGGGTAGCTTTACTCTGGGTTGCTTTAAAGTAGAATTTTTCCCGGTTTGCCACAGTATACCCGATGCAGTTGGTCTGATTATCGAAACACCCCTGGGCCTGGTTGTCCATACCGGTGATTTCAAACTGGATTATACCCCGGTATATGGTGAGCCCACCAATCTTTCCCGGCTTGCCCAAGCTGGCTCCCAGGGAGTACTGGCATTACTCTCTGATTCCACTCATGCTGAAAGACCTGGTTATACTCCTTCAGAAAAGGTTATTGGAGAAGCGCTGGATACCATTATTTCCAGAGCAGAGGGAAGGGTGATTGTAGCTACTTTTGCTTCGTTGATTTCCCGCATTCAGCAGGTCATCGATGCTGCTGCCAACCATGGCAGAAAAGTATTTGTATTCGGGCGGAGTATGAGCGACAACGTAAAAATGGCTCTCGAACTTGGATACCTCAAGGCTTCGGAAGAAGTGCTTGGCAAGGGGGAGGAGCTAAAGGGGCTGCCTCCGGAAAAGATAGTCATGATTACTACCGGCTCACAGGGCGAACCGACCTCAGCGCTGGTGCGTATTGCCAATCATGGGCACCGCCAGGTCTCCATTACTAAGGGAGATACGGTGGTGGTATCGGCCTCACCGATTCCCGGCAACGAGTCTCTTATTAACCGTACCATTGATACCCTGTTCAAGCAAGGGGCAGAAGTATTTTACGACCAGCTTTCTCAGGTGCATGTCCATGGGCATGCATCGCAGGAGGAACTTAAGCTGGTGTTAAACCTGGTTAAACCTCGCTTCTTTGTACCCATCCATGGCGAGTTTCGTCACCTTACCATTCACTCTCGGCTGGCGTTAGATGCTGGAGTTGAAGAGAACAATATCTTTCGGCTGGAAGACGGAGACGTGCTTGAGATAAGCCCCAACGCGGGCCGGATAGCTGGAAGAGTTACTTCCGGGCATGTATATGTGGATGGCTTGAGTGTGGGTGATGTTGGAGGAGTGGTGCTCAGAAATAGGCGCATGCTATCCAAGGATGGCATAGTAGTGGTAATTATTGCGGTTAATCAACAAACCGGTAAGCTGGTCAGCCGCCCCGATATAGTATCCCGTGGTTTTGTTGACACCATAGAAGCAAAGGATATGATAGAAGAAGGCAAAGACTTGGTTGCAACGATTGTTGATCATCGGGGTAAACGAGAGGCTGATTTATCTTCTGCAGATTCCAGGGTGCGAGATGAGCTGAATCGCTTTTTCTTTGAAAAGACCAAACGCCGACCGATGATTTTACCAGTGATGGTAAAAGTCTAGGAGGAGGGAGTGTCCAGGGATAAAGATAAAAAACGCAAAGAACAGACTGCTGTAGCCAGGAAAGTGGATAAAAAGAAGGCTTCCGCAGAGAAGTATTCAGAAACCAAGGCGCCACGCAAGCGTTTTAATCCGCTGAAACTGCTCACAAAAGTCTGGTTTTGGCTGATACTACTGGTTTTGATTGCAGGCGGGCTGTTGTATTGGCAGTGGGACAACGTTGTCGATTTTGTATGGGATGTGGCTGCAAGCACTATGGGGCTGTTTGGGTGGGGGGTCGTCCTGATTGGATTGGCAGTTCTGATTATACTAGTTGTTGTTTTCAGGCATGAAATTGCTGCTTTCGCTCAGCGCTGGAAGCTGTATCAATGGAATAAATGGCTTGGAGCAGCAGCTTGGTTTGCTGCCATATGGGGATTCCTGGGGATCCTGGAATTGGGTGGAGCTATCGGCGATGCGATTATAAATGGAGATAAAGGTTATATTGGTTGGTTGATAGTTGTCGGTCTTGTACTTGGCGGATTTATACTGTTATTCCCGGGGCTTGTGTGGAGAGGTTTGAAGGCTACTGTAAAAGGTATTGTTGGGATAATTAAACTGCCAGCCCCGCGGCCAAAAACCTCCCGGCCGGTTCAGGAAGAGTTTAAATTCAATTACCCACCCACCGTTACCGAGAACCGTGCAGTTGCTGGTGATCAGACAGAAAAATCAGCTATACCGGAGAAAGCTCCCCTTGGAATAAAGCCTCCGTCAGTATTAATTCCGCCTGAAATAATGCCAGGCAAGAAGTATCCTGATATTGCACCCGAAACAATCGAAAAACCAAAACAACCTTCCCCGGAGAAGCAATCCGCAGCACCGCGAGCAGCTTTAAAAACCGGTGAAGGCGCGCGTGACGTCAAAGATGTAGCTCGTGATGTATGGAGAAAGTACGGGGAATCCTCCGACTTAGTTCTGATCGATGGTTGGAAGCTGCCGCCAATCGATATATTGGACTTGTCTCCAGAGGTCGATTTCGGCCAGGCGGATAACAGCAAGCGGGCGCGCTTGATTGAAGAAGCCTTGGAAAGCTACGGAGTTGAAGCAAAAGTCGTACAAGTTAACGCCGGGCCTACAGTTACACAGTTTGGAATTGAGCCTGGTTGGGATCGTAAGTTTCGCGAAATAAAAGACCGGGATGAAGAAGGCAATGTTGTAATCCGGCAAGAAGAAGTCTCTCGCACCAGGGTAAAGGTAGAACGTATCACAGCGCTCTCGAACAACCTTGCTTTGGCGTTAGCGGTTCCTGGCGTGCGCATAGAAGCGCCGATTCCTGGTAAAGCCTTGGTGGGAATCGAGGTCCCCAATGCTAATTTTGGAATAGTAAGCCTTAGAAGTGTTATAGAAAGCGCCAATTTCCAGAAAATTCTGGGCAAATCGAATTTAGCGCTGGCACTTGGCAAAGGAGCAGGAGGCGAATCCATTGCCGGAGATCTTGCCAAGATGCCGCACTTGCTGGTAGCTGGTTCCACCGGTAGCGGTAAAACTGTGTGTTTGAATGCCATTGTTTGCTGTTTACTCATGTGTAACTCACCTGCGGATTTGAAATTCATACTCATAGACCCTAAGCGGGTAGAGCTTGTTCAATATAACAGTTTGCCGCATTTGGCTACTAAAGTTGTAGTAGATACCGATAAAGCCTTAAACACCCTTCGCTGGCTCAGCCAGGAAATGGATAACCGGTACAAGACTTTATCTGCAGTGGGCGCGCGCAACATCGAGGCATATAACAAAAAAGTGCCCAGAGAAAAGAAAATGCCGAACCTGGTGCTTGTTATCGATGAACTTGCCGACCTGATGATGACTGGATTTGCAGAGGTAGAACATATTCTTTGCCGATTAGCACAGTTGGCACGAGCAGTTGGCATCCATCTGGTGGTTGCTACCCAGCGACCATCGGTTGATGTGATCACCGGTCTTATTAAAGCAAACTTCCCCACACGTATCAGCTTTGCGGTGACTTCCCAGGTAGATTCGCGTACAATTCTGGATTCCACCGGGGCAGAAAAACTTCTGGGTCGCGGCGATATGCTTTATCTGCCAACTGAAGAAGCCAAACCCAGGCGTCTGCAGGGCTGTTTTGTTTCTGATCCAGAAGTGGAACGTTTGGTTTATTTCTGGGGTACCCAAAAACAGGAGCAGGCTGCCACCCTTAATCTTGATGAACTAGCTTCATTGGAGCCGTCAATTAAAATCCAGGAGACTGCAGCCCCGGCTGACCCCTTGATCACCGCTGCCAGAAAACTGGCAGAAGAGCATAGTAATATATCTACTTCTTTTCTACAGCGAAAGTTACATATTGGCTATCCTAGAGCGGCGCGTATAATGGAGCAACTCCAGGAAGAAATGGGCGATGACAAAACGGATGAAAATGGGGCAGAGATAGAGGAAGAGAGATCTGGCGATAGCTATTAGTCAGTTATCTCTTCCTTAATCAGGGTTACGATAGCAAGTACACCAGGCCCTCCATGAGGTGCCAGCCCAGCCCCCAGCCTCGCCACCAGTGTTTTCTCTTGAGGAAAGATTGGATCAAGCTGCTCGGCCAACGCATTGGCTTCATCCGATGTGGTGGAGTACAGGATGCAGATTTCTTCAATGCCCTCTGGAGTAGCCACAAGATCAACCAATTTATCGATACCTTTTTTACGATTGCGTACTTGTCCCACTGGTACAAATTCCCCATCCCGCATGGATAGAAGAGGTTTGACGCTTAGTACCGATCCTACCAATGACTTGGCCTTACCGATGCGCCCTCCCCTTTCCAGATATTTCAAGGTATCGAAAAGAACCAGCAAGCGGACTCGTTTCATCATACTTTCAACGGCATGGGTTATCTCTTCCAGGCTTTTACCTTTCTTTGCCATGCGAGCAGCTTTAATGGCAAGAATGCCGTGAGAAATTGATAATAGGCGAGTATCTATTACATTAATAGGGCAAGGCCACGGTTTTGTATTTGCGGCTTGCACAGCCGAGCTGTACGTGCCGCTTAAGCTGCTTGAAATGTGTATTGAGCATATCCCGTCTGCGCCGGAGGCTATTCTTTCATAAGCATGAATAAAATCCTGTGGAGTTGGTTGTGAAGTAGTGGGTTGCTCCCCGCCCAGAAGTCTTTCATAGAAGGTATCATGATCGATGTCGATACCATCGCGGTATGATTGAATTCCAAACAGTATATAAATTGGTACAATGGTTATATCCAGTTCTTGTGCCAAATCTGCCGGGATATCAGCAGTGCTGTCTGTAAGTATTTTTACGCTCATGCGACTTATCTGTTTGTAGCTTGGTTGGGAGTAAAATGCAGTATATCGTCTTTGTTAATATTTGGCAAGTAAGATGCGCTGCCAGGAATTGTTGAGGCTTTAGACTCAGGTACTTAATATTGTAGAATAGAGGTTGGCTTGATTGATTAAAAAGATAACCTCTTTGATTTCGGGTCGTTATGAACTAATAGAAGTGATTATAAGGTAACGGGTTAAATGACAGTAAAAGTAAAAATCACAATTGTGGCAATCATTGTATTGGTAACAGCAGGCCTTTTCGGCGTGGCTTTAACGGACAAGGCATTTTTTACCACCTTATATCTGGACCAGGGAGAAATAACCGAAAATACAGACGGCTCTTCCGTGTTTCCCTTTTATCTGTATAAAGACGCATGGCAAAAATATCAGGCTAATGTTCTTAATCTCACTTTCAATTCAGTGCTTGCAAAGGATGATCTGGTATTGGTAACGCTTGAATTAACTCCCGGCCATCGTTACTGCATGGATTCCCTTCGTCTGGAGTTTTACGTAAACAATGTATATTCAGCCATTCTGATGGCAGATCCAGAAAGCGGTGAGGATTTACCCTATCATTATAAGCTGAGCGGTAACGATTCTAAAGCTGTTTTAGATATTCCATCTTTCGATACTGAAGCTGGGGAAAATATTTTCATCAGGTTCTGGCTGGATTTATCGGCCGTGTCATCGATCGAGCAAGGTCCTATCCTGATGGATTTATCCATGCATGAGAATAGTGTTTTGAAAATTGTCCGGCACACTGTTGAGCAACATGTACTGCAGCTCATTATCCCTGATTAAAACGGCAGTGTTTACGAAAAGACGAGCACAGCTCGTGTGAGACCCTTCGCTTCACTCGCGAGAGAAAGAGGGGATTCGAGTGTGGCACCCGCCTTTTTATGGCGCCTTGCGGCTTCTAGAGAGTGTTTCCTTGCTTTCCATAGCGACTCTGAGTTCAATAACCCGGTCGCGCAATAAAGCAGCTTTTTCGAATTCCAAGTTTTTTGCGGCAGCTTTCATTTGTTTTTCAAGATCACGGATAAGGCGGCTGATCTCTTCGCGAGTGGCCGGTTTGTTATCTTCCCCTTTTTCCTGGCTTAGCGCTGCGGTTTTAACTCTTTCGGTTATATCCTTGATTGCCTTGCGGATACTCTGTGGGTTTATTCCGTGCTCCTCGTTGTAAGCCTCCTGGATTTTTCTGCGCCGTAAGGTTTCTGCCATAGCGCGTTCCATGGAACCGGTTATGGTATCTGCGTACATGATTACGTGGCCATCAATATGACGCGCAGCCCGCCCCATTGTTTGCACCAGAGATTCTTCAGATCGAAGAAATCCCTCCTTGTCAGCATCAAGTATGGCAACCAGGCTAACCTCCGGCAGATCAAGACCTTCCCGCAGAAGGTTAATTCCGACAACCACATCGTATACTCCCAGCCTTAGATCGCGCAGGATTTCTATCCGATCCAGAGTTTCCACTTCGGAGTGCAGATAATTAGTTTTAATCCCCAGTTCGATGAGATATTCAGTAAGCTGCTCAGCTAATTTCTTGGTCAGAGTGGTTATCAGGCATCTTTCGCTTCGTTCTACCCTCTTGCGTACTTCTCCAACCAGATCATCAATCTGGCCTTGGGTTGGTTTAACTTCTATAGTAGGCTCGAGCAAGCCAGTGGGGCGCACCAGTTGTTCAACGACTTGTTGGCTTATCTCCAATTCATAGGGCTTTGGCGTTGCGGAAACATAAATTACCTGGTTTACATGCTGGTTAAACTCTTGAAAATCCAGGGGGCGATTATCCAGAGCTGAAGGAAGGCGGAAACCATACTCGACAAGTACCTCTTTGCGTGCGCGGTCACCATTATACATGCCGCGTATTTGCGGAATAGTCATGTGTGACTCATCAATTATTAACAGGAAATCCTTGGGGAAGTAATCAATCAGAGTATAGGGAGCACTGCCTGCCGGGCGCTGAGTAAGATGGCGCGAGTAGTTTTCAATGCCGCTGCAGTAACCCACCTCGGCAAGCATTTCAAGGT
This window encodes:
- a CDS encoding co-chaperone GroES, yielding MAVKIQPLGDRVLVKPIEAEEVTKGGIVLPASAQEKPLEGKVLATGPGKRNDKGEPVAMDVKTGDVILYSKYGGTEIKIDGEELIILTESNILAKRV
- the uvrB gene encoding excinuclease ABC subunit UvrB, encoding MSRFLIHADFKPTGDQPQAIERLVAGIEQGYAQQTLLGVTGSGKTFTLANTIARVGRPALVISHNKTLAAQLYSEFKEFLPNNAVEYFVSYYDYYQPEAYIPQTDTYIDKETDINDEIDKLRHAATKALLSRRDVVIVASVSCIYGLGEPEEYKSFIISLEKGGKYPMDKLLRQFVDQQYERNDFDFSRGHFRVRGDTLEILPAYEDTAIRLEFFGDVLERIIRLDPLTGEFLIELEEIDIYPAKHFVTSPERMIQAMDRIREELEQRLKQLESQGKLLEAARLKARTNYDLEMLAEVGYCSGIENYSRHLTQRPAGSAPYTLIDYFPKDFLLIIDESHMTIPQIRGMYNGDRARKEVLVEYGFRLPSALDNRPLDFQEFNQHVNQVIYVSATPKPYELEISQQVVEQLVRPTGLLEPTIEVKPTQGQIDDLVGEVRKRVERSERCLITTLTKKLAEQLTEYLIELGIKTNYLHSEVETLDRIEILRDLRLGVYDVVVGINLLREGLDLPEVSLVAILDADKEGFLRSEESLVQTMGRAARHIDGHVIMYADTITGSMERAMAETLRRRKIQEAYNEEHGINPQSIRKAIKDITERVKTAALSQEKGEDNKPATREEISRLIRDLEKQMKAAAKNLEFEKAALLRDRVIELRVAMESKETLSRSRKAP
- the groL gene encoding chaperonin GroEL (60 kDa chaperone family; promotes refolding of misfolded polypeptides especially under stressful conditions; forms two stacked rings of heptamers to form a barrel-shaped 14mer; ends can be capped by GroES; misfolded proteins enter the barrel where they are refolded when GroES binds), encoding MAKQVIFGEEARRALKKGVDILADSVRVTLGPKGRPVALDKKWGAPTVVDDGVTIAKEIELPDPFENMGAQLVKEAASKTNDACGDGTTTSTVLAAAMISEGFKNIAAGADALGLKRGIEKATSAIMQELKTVSTPVKGRDQIVQVATITAKDSQIGNLIADAMQEVGNDGVITVEESKGTEYETEFVKGMQFDRGYSSAYFVTDTARMETVIDDPYILITDKKITAIADILPTLEKILQVTKNLLIIAEDVEGEALATLVVNKLRGTMNVLAVKAPGFGDRRKAMLQDIAILTGGQVISEEIGRKLDAVEIEDLGQARKVVSDKDNTTIVEGKGDPQAIADRIKQLKAQIEETKSDFDREKLQERMARLAGGVAVIKVGAATETEMKEKKHRVEDALAATRAAIEEGILPGGGISLLNSLKVIDSLSLTGDEATGANIVKKAVEEPIRAIANNAGFDGAVIADAVKKSKPGIGFNASTGEFGEMVNMGIIDPTKVTRAALQNAASIANMVLVTESLVADIPEKEKTPPAMPGGMGDMY
- a CDS encoding uracil-DNA glycosylase — protein: MIELNQLSHEIAVCRACKLADGRTNTVPGEGCSQAEIMFIGEAPGEREDQLGRPFVGAAGKFLDELLFSIGLKRSDVYIANIIKCRPPGNRDPLPDELLACKPWLDRQIKLINPRMIVTLGRFSMSLFFPGKAIGKIHGNSIINNGVIYFPMYHPAAALHQGGLKEVIKADIRKIPDLLEGSKLTEKASVEESPQQLTLL
- a CDS encoding DNA translocase FtsK, translating into MSRDKDKKRKEQTAVARKVDKKKASAEKYSETKAPRKRFNPLKLLTKVWFWLILLVLIAGGLLYWQWDNVVDFVWDVAASTMGLFGWGVVLIGLAVLIILVVVFRHEIAAFAQRWKLYQWNKWLGAAAWFAAIWGFLGILELGGAIGDAIINGDKGYIGWLIVVGLVLGGFILLFPGLVWRGLKATVKGIVGIIKLPAPRPKTSRPVQEEFKFNYPPTVTENRAVAGDQTEKSAIPEKAPLGIKPPSVLIPPEIMPGKKYPDIAPETIEKPKQPSPEKQSAAPRAALKTGEGARDVKDVARDVWRKYGESSDLVLIDGWKLPPIDILDLSPEVDFGQADNSKRARLIEEALESYGVEAKVVQVNAGPTVTQFGIEPGWDRKFREIKDRDEEGNVVIRQEEVSRTRVKVERITALSNNLALALAVPGVRIEAPIPGKALVGIEVPNANFGIVSLRSVIESANFQKILGKSNLALALGKGAGGESIAGDLAKMPHLLVAGSTGSGKTVCLNAIVCCLLMCNSPADLKFILIDPKRVELVQYNSLPHLATKVVVDTDKALNTLRWLSQEMDNRYKTLSAVGARNIEAYNKKVPREKKMPNLVLVIDELADLMMTGFAEVEHILCRLAQLARAVGIHLVVATQRPSVDVITGLIKANFPTRISFAVTSQVDSRTILDSTGAEKLLGRGDMLYLPTEEAKPRRLQGCFVSDPEVERLVYFWGTQKQEQAATLNLDELASLEPSIKIQETAAPADPLITAARKLAEEHSNISTSFLQRKLHIGYPRAARIMEQLQEEMGDDKTDENGAEIEEERSGDSY
- a CDS encoding DegV family protein — translated: MSVKILTDSTADIPADLAQELDITIVPIYILFGIQSYRDGIDIDHDTFYERLLGGEQPTTSQPTPQDFIHAYERIASGADGICSIHISSSLSGTYSSAVQAANTKPWPCPINVIDTRLLSISHGILAIKAARMAKKGKSLEEITHAVESMMKRVRLLVLFDTLKYLERGGRIGKAKSLVGSVLSVKPLLSMRDGEFVPVGQVRNRKKGIDKLVDLVATPEGIEEICILYSTTSDEANALAEQLDPIFPQEKTLVARLGAGLAPHGGPGVLAIVTLIKEEITD
- a CDS encoding ribonuclease J — encoded protein: MQKRRTRNPKPKLKLIPLGGLGEIGKNMMVVEYGKDILIVDCGVMFPEEDMMGIDLVIPDISYLSDKKDKIRGIVITHAHEDHIGALPYILPQLNVPIYCTRLAKGLISVKLKEGKALSNAQINVIEPGGSFTLGCFKVEFFPVCHSIPDAVGLIIETPLGLVVHTGDFKLDYTPVYGEPTNLSRLAQAGSQGVLALLSDSTHAERPGYTPSEKVIGEALDTIISRAEGRVIVATFASLISRIQQVIDAAANHGRKVFVFGRSMSDNVKMALELGYLKASEEVLGKGEELKGLPPEKIVMITTGSQGEPTSALVRIANHGHRQVSITKGDTVVVSASPIPGNESLINRTIDTLFKQGAEVFYDQLSQVHVHGHASQEELKLVLNLVKPRFFVPIHGEFRHLTIHSRLALDAGVEENNIFRLEDGDVLEISPNAGRIAGRVTSGHVYVDGLSVGDVGGVVLRNRRMLSKDGIVVVIIAVNQQTGKLVSRPDIVSRGFVDTIEAKDMIEEGKDLVATIVDHRGKREADLSSADSRVRDELNRFFFEKTKRRPMILPVMVKV
- the tsaD gene encoding tRNA (adenosine(37)-N6)-threonylcarbamoyltransferase complex transferase subunit TsaD yields the protein MTELIEFYHIIVSENLPSGYDNTGFLPSQFKHNVACYENLLTKKGVHPSLWYNILVILLGIETSCDETAAAVVENGRHILSSVVSSQIDIHSRFGGVVPEIASRQHISAIIPVIDEALSQAHTDWNELDAIATTHGPGLAGSLLVGANTAKAISFARKLPLVGVNHLEAHIYANWLSGCEPEFPLLCLIVSGGHTDLILMKNHGDYTLLGKTRDDAAGEAFDKAARILGLSYPGGPAIDNAARNAIADIKLPRAWLRGTDDFSFSGLKTALLRLVEAGTITSIENAAASFQEAVVDVLVKKTINAAVRHRVMQILLSGGVAANSLLREQMTLASPIPVLIPSPSLCTDNAAMVAACGYYRLQRGCISGIELDVIPSMALL